Within the Desulfurella sp. genome, the region CTTCTACCAAATTTTCAGATTCTTTAATTGATGACTCAAGCTTACCCGAGGCTTTATCAAAAGGTATAAAACGCATGATTTGCAGCGGTATTTGCTTTGATAGTTTAGATAAAAATTTTGCAACATTTATAAGTTCATTTTCAACTCCTTTTGAATAAACAATAGAAACTTCAAAATATACATTGTTTTTGAATAGATAAACAATATTCCTATATACTGGTTTTGAATCTGGTGCTTTGCAAAACTTTCGGTAAGTTTCTTTAGTGTATCCTTTTAAACCTACATTAACAAAATCCAGGTATTTGATTAATTGAAATAGTGATTCTTTTGTGTAGTAAAGATTTGTAGATATACCAAATAACAATTTGTTTTCTTTGGCAATTTTAGCTAGCTCAAGCAAGCTAAAATAGTGCATGGTGGGTTCGTTTATACCAAAGCTTATGCCTTTGCAATTTTCTTCAAGTGCTTTTTGTACAATTTCTTGCGCACTGAGTTTTTTAAAAGCATTTTTATATATATCAATATATTTTACAAAAATATTAGATACACAACCTTCGCATTTAAAATTACAACCTACGCTTCCAATCTGCAAAAATTTGTGGTTTACAAAAAAATGCAACATTGGCTGTGTTTCTATTGAAATAGGATTTACAAATAAGTACGAATTTTTAAAACGTTCTGTAATTTGACCATCAATATTTTGATACATACCGCATGATCCTATTTTTGAATTTTCAATATTGCACCTAAATTCACAGATATGGCACTTCACAACTTTTGCTCCTTTGTTATGATTATCCAGAAACCACTTTCATCATTTATGATTGAATAAGTTTTAATATTTGAGTTGTTCATTATATTTTTTATTACTTCAGGGTTAGTCTGTTTAAGGCGTTCTTTAACCTGATTGTGCCAGTTTGGATTTTTCTCTGACATAATCTTAAATATTTTTTCTTTCAGGTCTTTATTACCAAAGCCACCACCAATGTATGTTATGCCACCTTTTTTTAAAACTCTATAGATTTCTCTGAAGCCTTTAACTTTGTTTTCCCAAAAAAACATTGAACCCCTGCTTATAATTAAATCGGCAAAGTTGCTGCTAAACGGTAGGGCTTCTACGTTTGAAACAATTGGCAAGATAGTTTTTTTGTTTTCTTTTTCGATGAATTGTTTTGCACTAAATGCCATATCAAACTCTAAGTCAACAGCAAAAATTTGAAAATTTCCAAAATTATATAGATTTCTGGATAAAATAGCGCTTCCACAGCCAATTTCTACTACAGTACCACTTTGTTTTTTAAACAGTTCAAATATGTTTTGGGCTATTTGTGGGTATATATCCTTAAAGACATTTTCTGCTATATTGACAAAGCTTGCATATTTACTCATATAAACTCCAATGGCGTTATGAATAGCTTGCCGTTGTTATTTATAACTGTAATTTTTATTTCGTATAGCTCACTTAAATTTTGGGCGTTCATTATAGATTTTACAGAACCAAATTTAAGCAAAGAGCCATTTTTTATCATTATTACAACATCAGAAATCCATGCAGCAAGGTTCGGATCGTGAAGCGTTATTATTGCTGTTAAATTGTGTTTTTTTATGAGATTTTTTATGAGATTTAATATAGCGTATTGGTTTGAAAAATCTAAATGATTCGTTGGTTCATCAAAAAGCAAAATTTTAGCTTCTTGCGCGAGAGCTTGTGCTATTAAAACAAGCCTTTTTTGACCACCGCTTAATTGTGTAAAAGGCTTGTTAATAAGGTTTTGCAAACCAACGAGTGATATTGCTTTTTTGGCAATCTTGATATCTTCTTTTGAAGGTTGGCTTAACATGCCCACATTATGGGCTCTTCCTGTTAAAACTACATCGAAAACGCTAAAAGAAAAAGAAACTTCATTTTCTTGGGCAAGGTAGGCAATTTTTTTTGCAACATTTTTAATACTTAATTTTTCTAAGTTTTCATTTTCTATTAAAACAGTGCCCTTTTTTGGTTTTAATAATTTGTCCAATATTTTTAATAGTGTACTTTTACCGGAACCGTTTGGTCCAATTATTGTACATATTGAAGATTCACTTATGCTAAAAGCTATATTTTTTAATATATCTACATCATAAGAGAAATTTAAATCTTTTGCTTCTATCATAAGCGTTTTTGTTTTTTATAAAGCCATGCAAAAAATGGAGCACCCAAAAGCGATGTTAAAATTCCAACAGGTATTTCTCCAGAAATTAAACTGCGTGCTAGATCATCTATAATTACCATAAATATGCCACCAACAAAAATGCTTGTGGGCATGACATTTCTATTATCACTGCCAGAAATCAAGCGTGAAATGTGTGGTATAATAAGCCCAACCCAACCTATTATGCCAACAACAGCTACACTTGCTGCTGTTGTTAGAGTTGACAAGAGTATGATTATTTTTCTTAAATTTATTATATTTACACCTAAAGATTTTGCTTCATCGTCGCCAAAAGCTGCAATATTTAATTGCCATCTCAAAAGGTATAAAAAAACTACGCATATGCCAATTATAATAAATGCACCCCATGCGCTAAAGCTTACATTTGCAAAGCTACCCATTAACCAGAAAACGATCTGGGGCAATTGATTATTCGGATCAGCAAGATACTTTATAATACCCAAAAGTGCAGTAAAGAAAGAACCAACAATAATTCCCGATATCACAAGATTTAACACAGGTAACTCTTGCTTTGATTTTGCAAGAAAAAATGCTATATAAACTGCTATTGTTCCAAACACAAAAGCAAAAATTTCAATAAAGTAAAAATGATTTAGTGTAAGTATAGCTAAAGCGGCGCCAAAAGCAGCACCGCCTGATACACCCAAAATGTCGGGCGAGACAAGAGGGTTTTTAAACATAGCCTGATATGCACTTCCAGCTGCGCTAAGCCCAGCACCAACAAAATATGCAAATAACACTCTGGGCAATCTTATATCTAATACAATTGTTGAGTCAATTGATGCCTTAGGATTAAAAAAACACTTAACCACATCAATGGGTGCAATTTTGTATGGTCCAACACCTAAAGATACAAGAATAACAACAAATGATAAAACAATTAAAATAGTGTTTTTCAATTTTTTAGTCCTATAATGTGAATTTCATCGGGGTTTATATTCCAGAAAGTTTTATAATAATAATCTGCTTGTGATTTGAGGTTAAGAGATTTAAAACGTTGTGGATGCAAAAGTTTTGCGCACCAGAGAAGACCAAGAGGTGCTTTTTCTGGAGCAAACCAGTTTGAGTAGAGACTTCCACCATCCTGCGGTACCAAATACACTCTTTTGTGAATGATAGCAGCTACATAGCGTAAATCTTTGTCGGCGTATATGTTTTGAATTGTTTTTTTATTTCCACTGCCAAGTAGTATAAAGTCTGGTTGCCACTTCAGGATATCTTCTTTTGATATTTGGCCAAATTTACCCTTTACATTTCTAGATACACTTATACCACCAGCTTTTTGTATAATATCATTAACTAGTGTATCAAATTGTCCACCAGAGGTTAGTTTGTTGCCTTTAGGCCCTTGATAACTCAAATATAATACTTTTGGTTTTTCTTTTATGCCATTTAGATGACTTTCTACATATTCTACTGTATGTTTATAATAGAAAATTAACTTTTGGGCATCTTTAACATGATTTGTAGCCTCACCTAGACTATTTATGCTTTGATACAAGTCGTTTAAATTTCCAAAGCAAGCGCTAAAGCCAATAACAGGTATGCCCAATTTTTCAAATTGTTCGTTGTCTGCTTGCATATTTACATTAACAATAAAACCAGGTTTTAGAGCAATTATTTTTTCAATGCTTGGACCAAAAGGATAACCAACGTCAACAACTTTTTTCAAAAAATCTGGCATTTTCTTTAAAATAAGTTGACCACTAAAATAAGGCACAGCATTTCTGCCCATGCCTGGGTACCCTACAAGACCATCTGAAGCATTAATCATAAAAACAAAAGGTAAAGCCTGTGGAAAAAGCACAACAAAACGATCTGGATTTTTAATTTCAATTTTTTTCCCAAAATTGTATACTGTAATTGTTTTAGACCAGGCACTTGGCAAAAAAACCAACAGGGCAAATAAAACTACAAAAATTTTTTTCATTTTTCCCCCTTGTTTTAGCGAAGTATATATAAGTGAAATTGCAAATTGTTTTTAAAAAGGAGGCTTACTTGGTAGTTAAATTTAGAATAAAGTTGCTAGATTGTACTAAAATAACAACAAATTATCGCAAAAATTTTGTTTCTTTAATTAAAGAGGCTTTTAATCAAAGCGGAAATGAAAAACTAAAAAATTTAAACACCATTACAAAACAAAAGCCGTTTACTTTTTCGGTTAAATTTTCTGTAAAAAATTCTAATGATAATCNNNNNNNNNNAAGAAAGATTTTTTACTCAAAAAAATTTGGAATTTTTTGCTTGAAAAATTAAATATTTAATACTATCGCAAAACAAAAACTTTTCATATTATAAATTTTCTGTAAAAAATTTTAATAGTATCAGTAATTTAATGTGAATTACAACTAAATTTTTTGTTATTTATTTAATTTTTTACTTATATGTATAGTACGCTACAGATTACAATTAACATTTTTTACACAAATTGTCTATATTTTTTTCATAAAATTGAGCATATACTAAAATAATTTAAAATAGGAGGTAAAAGTTATGAAAATGAATTATAAAAATGTAAACAATGAACTTTAAAAAAAGAATGTGTTTTTAGTTGAATTATTTAAAAGGAGGGAGGAGATATGAATTACTTTAAAACATTTATGCTGATGTTTGCGCTTACTGTATTGCTTATGCTGGTAGGTGATGCTATTGGTGGCACTCAAGGTTTGATTATAGCTTTAATTTTTGCAGGGATCATGAATTTTATAACTTATTGGTTTTCTGACAAAATTGTTTTGAAAGCTTATCATGCAATAGAAGCTAATCAACATCAATACCCTCAGCTTTACTCGATTGTAAACAATTTGGCACAAAAGGCAAACTTGCCAATGCCAAAAATTTATGTGGTTAATAGCAATACACCAAATGCTTTTGCAACAGGTAGAAACCCAAAAAATGCAACAATATGCGTTACAACTGGAATATTAAATTTATTAAATACTAATGAATTATCTGGTGTTTTAGGTCATGAGTTAACTCACGTTAAAAATAGAGATATCTTGACTGCTACATTAGCTGCTACAATAGCTGGAGCAATAAGTTATTTAGCATGGATGGCTCAATGGTCAGCTATATTTGGAGGCATGGGAAATAATAGAAGAAATAACAATATGTTTGGTTTGCTATTTGTAGCTATCCTAACGCCTATAATAGCTACAATCATTCAACTTGCCATATCAAGACAAAGGGAATACGCAGCCGATAAGGGCGGGGCAATTTTGTCTGGAAATCCTATGTATTTAGC harbors:
- a CDS encoding class I SAM-dependent methyltransferase, producing MSKYASFVNIAENVFKDIYPQIAQNIFELFKKQSGTVVEIGCGSAILSRNLYNFGNFQIFAVDLEFDMAFSAKQFIEKENKKTILPIVSNVEALPFSSNFADLIISRGSMFFWENKVKGFREIYRVLKKGGITYIGGGFGNKDLKEKIFKIMSEKNPNWHNQVKERLKQTNPEVIKNIMNNSNIKTYSIINDESGFWIIITKEQKL
- a CDS encoding ABC transporter ATP-binding protein, which encodes MIEAKDLNFSYDVDILKNIAFSISESSICTIIGPNGSGKSTLLKILDKLLKPKKGTVLIENENLEKLSIKNVAKKIAYLAQENEVSFSFSVFDVVLTGRAHNVGMLSQPSKEDIKIAKKAISLVGLQNLINKPFTQLSGGQKRLVLIAQALAQEAKILLFDEPTNHLDFSNQYAILNLIKNLIKKHNLTAIITLHDPNLAAWISDVVIMIKNGSLLKFGSVKSIMNAQNLSELYEIKITVINNNGKLFITPLEFI
- a CDS encoding iron ABC transporter permease, encoding MKNTILIVLSFVVILVSLGVGPYKIAPIDVVKCFFNPKASIDSTIVLDIRLPRVLFAYFVGAGLSAAGSAYQAMFKNPLVSPDILGVSGGAAFGAALAILTLNHFYFIEIFAFVFGTIAVYIAFFLAKSKQELPVLNLVISGIIVGSFFTALLGIIKYLADPNNQLPQIVFWLMGSFANVSFSAWGAFIIIGICVVFLYLLRWQLNIAAFGDDEAKSLGVNIINLRKIIILLSTLTTAASVAVVGIIGWVGLIIPHISRLISGSDNRNVMPTSIFVGGIFMVIIDDLARSLISGEIPVGILTSLLGAPFFAWLYKKQKRL
- a CDS encoding ABC transporter substrate-binding protein, with the protein product MKKIFVVLFALLVFLPSAWSKTITVYNFGKKIEIKNPDRFVVLFPQALPFVFMINASDGLVGYPGMGRNAVPYFSGQLILKKMPDFLKKVVDVGYPFGPSIEKIIALKPGFIVNVNMQADNEQFEKLGIPVIGFSACFGNLNDLYQSINSLGEATNHVKDAQKLIFYYKHTVEYVESHLNGIKEKPKVLYLSYQGPKGNKLTSGGQFDTLVNDIIQKAGGISVSRNVKGKFGQISKEDILKWQPDFILLGSGNKKTIQNIYADKDLRYVAAIIHKRVYLVPQDGGSLYSNWFAPEKAPLGLLWCAKLLHPQRFKSLNLKSQADYYYKTFWNINPDEIHIIGLKN
- the htpX gene encoding zinc metalloprotease HtpX, with the protein product MNYFKTFMLMFALTVLLMLVGDAIGGTQGLIIALIFAGIMNFITYWFSDKIVLKAYHAIEANQHQYPQLYSIVNNLAQKANLPMPKIYVVNSNTPNAFATGRNPKNATICVTTGILNLLNTNELSGVLGHELTHVKNRDILTATLAATIAGAISYLAWMAQWSAIFGGMGNNRRNNNMFGLLFVAILTPIIATIIQLAISRQREYAADKGGAILSGNPMYLASALKKLESGNKLSPMSNTHFSQTTAHMFIVNPFKGETFKSLFSTHPPIEKRIERLENMKIEID